In the genome of Paenibacillus sp. GP183, the window ATTCCCCAGCAGTTGAATGTACTCCTTGAAGGTACCCGTCCAAGCCAGCTTGTCGCTTTCCGCCCTATATTCCGAAATTCGTTTGAAAATGTCCATGCCATGCCTCCTTCCATGTCCCCCCCGTTGCAGACAAAGCGCGTCCTCATTGACACGCCTCGCGGCGTAATCAACTTTTATGGAGTAATACATACCTATGCGTGTTCATAGGGGAAGTTGCCTCTAATTTTAATATGTCATATTGTAAAAATATCGATTTACAGTCATTGGAAAAAGGAAAAAGACTTGACTGGAGGCCAAGTCTTTCGATAAGCTGCAGAAAATGTCTTATCGGCTGATTCCAAGGATCATAGGGAGAGTAAGTCAAATATAGGATTGCATGACTTTAAGACGTTAAATCCGTCTTATGAATTAATCCATGGGAGAGTGAGTTTAAGATGATGTATAACACATCTTATCTGCGGCTTCCAAAAGGAGTGAGATAAGTAAAATCCATCATAATCGGGAGAATTCGGTAGCATCAGCTCGAAATCGGTCGATTAAGCTGCAAAAAACGACTTAATAATAAGCATCCTTGCTGTGTTCCCACTATAATACGTAAAATCCGTCTAAATGCTGTCAGCCGAGGCCAGAGCTGACCCGCTGATCAAACGGCTAGTGCAGCCAGCGCTTCAATCGAAGAACCGTGAACCGGTTCCTCACAAAAAGCGCATCGTCCAGCGACAGCTGCACCAGCTCTGGCTCCACACCCAGCTCCGCAGGTGTGGTCGGACCTTGAACCGCCTCCAGCCATGCAGTGAGCTGCGCTGGAGAGGGAACCGAATGGGCGATGGCTTTCACCTCGCCCCATGCCTCCACGAGATGCGCGCGGAAAGCCTGCGCATCCAAAGGGACCATCGCCGGCGCATTCTCGGCGATGACCTGCTCGGCCATGGCCCCATAGGCACGTCGGATGCGCTCCGCATCCTCCTGCCGGCTGGGGGCACTGGCCGCCCGCTGTTGGACCTCCTCCGAGGAGAGGTCCAGCAGCGTACGGTACTCGTGCGCCATCAGGACGGCGGCCACGCCGACCTTGGCGCCATGCAGCAGCGCACCGCGGCGCTGCTGGAGCAACACCATCTCCCAGTAATGGGAGAGATGGTGCTCTGCCCCTGAGGCCGGCCGGGAGTGGCCGACTATGAGCATGGAAAGGCCGGAGAGGATCAGGCCTTCCATGAGCTTGCGCATGCCGAGCTCGCTGCGTTGCGCGATCTCTTGCAGATTGGCCGTGCACAGCTCCACGGCCTCCCGGGTTAAGCGCGCGCACAGCTCGCAGTAGTGCTCGCCCAGCAGCAGGCGGCCGAGCGCCCAATCGGCAAGCGACGTATGCTTGCCGAGCATGTCGCCGAAGCCGGCCGCCGCCATCGCCTGCGGCGCCGCCGCGAGCACGCCGAGGTCGGCGAAGATCGCCTCCGGCGCGGAGGCCGGGATCGTCTGCTTGAACCCGCGGACGATGATCGGCGCGCCGACCGAGGCGAAGCCATCGACCGAGGGCGCCGTCGGCACCGACAAGAACGTCCGCCCCGTGCGGTGGCTGACGAAACGCACGATGTCGTGGACGGTACCCGCGCCCACGGCGAGCAGGGCTTGCGACGAAAGCGGTGTATCGAGCAGCACCTGCACGATTGCCTCTTCGTCGGCGGCAACCTCGCCCAGCGCGTTGTCCTTGACGACGCTGAGCGAAACCTCCAGCTGCGCGGTTTCCAGCAGTCCGCGCAGCTGGGCACCTGCCGCTTCATACGTCCTGGAGTCCGCAACCAGCGTCACGTGCCGATACCCGGCTTCCTGCAGATAGCCGGGCACAGCTTCCAGTGCGTCCCGCTCCAGGACGATTTTCTTCACCGTAACCTCATGCCGCTTGCCGCACCTGCAGGTAAAGCTGGTATTCACCCAAGGATCGAGTACGGATTGGATCTTTTGCTCAGCCATGCAGCATCCCCCCTTAAAAGCGTATTTTCGATCTTTCATCATCTGTTCTTAAACTTTTCCTCTTCGATCTTCATAACTGTTCTTCGATCATTTCTTCGATCTTCATCATCTGTTCTTCGATCCGTACTTCTATCTGTACTTTGATCTGATCTTCGATCTTTCATCATCACTTCTTTGATCTCTATTCCTTTCACTTTCTCTCTCAATTTTAGCAAAGCTTATGCTATAATGACACCTAAGAACTCCACTCAAAGGAGAAACATCATGGCCATTCGCAGTGAAACCGAGCTGTATGCTCCGGTCAAAAGCTTTTTTGAACAGAAAGGTTATGTGGTCCGCGGCGAAGTAAAGCATTGCGATCTCGTGGCAATACGTGGTGATGAACCTCCTGTGATCGTTGAACTGAAAAAAAGCTTTACAATCCCGCTGCTAGTGCAGGGTCTCGAGCGCTTAAAGCTGTGTGAGCGAGTGTATGTTGCTTTTGAGCTGCCTCATAAAGGGAAAGCCCCCCATCGTCTCGGATGGGAGGATATTCGCCGATTGGGAAGAAGACTCGGGCTTGGTATAATCACCGTGCAATTTTTTCAACGGAAACAGCCTGTTGTTGACATTGTTTGCGACCCGACGCCTTATATCCCTCGCTCTAACAAGAGGGCTGCGCTAAGCATGTTGAACGAATTCCATGAACGCAGCGGTGATTATAATATCGGCGGAAGCTCGCAGCGAAAGCTGATGACAGCCTATCGTGAAAAAGCGCTCCACTGCGTGTATCTGATCCACCAGAAGGGTCAGCTGAGTCCCAAAAGACTTCGCGAATTTACCGGCAATGCAGTGGTCAGCGGGCTATTGCAAAAAAACTATTACAACTGGTTCGTTCGCAAGAGCCGCGGCCTGTATGATATAACCCCGCAAGGTATCGCAGCATTAACGGAATTTGAGCATGTTATTTTTAATCTCCCTATCGATCAAACGCAGCCTATTGAACTGCAGAAATGAGAGATTTTTCATCATGAACAAAAAAGAAAGAATTCAAAGAATGAAGCTGCCTCCGGTTCCAGCCGAGCTTGCCCACAGGCTTCCTCCCGGACAAGTGCTGACGGATCGGTTTCCGATCCTCCATGAAAGTTCAGTTCCCGAATATGACTTGAACACCTGGAGCCTCAGCTTCTTTGGTGAACTGGATAAAGAAAATTTCATACCGCGATCTGATGGCACTTCCGCGTACCAAAGTTCAGTGTGATATTCACTGTGTAACTCGCTGGTCCAAGCTGGATACCGAGTGGGAAGGCATTCGCGTCATCGATTTGTTCCAGCATTTAAAGCTCGAACCAAAAACGAAGTATGTCATGGTTCATGCGGATCAAGATTATGAAACGAACCTGCCGCTTAAGAAGCTGCTGTCCGAGGAGGCTTTGCTTGCCTTTGCTTACAACGGTGAACCGCTTACCCCTAAACATGGTTGGCCTCTGAGGCTGCTCATCCCTTCACTTTATTTTTGGAAAAGTGCCAAGTGGATAACGGGCTTTGAATTTATGCATGAAGACCACGGCGGTTATTGGGAGAAGCTTGGTTTTCATAATGAAGCTGAACCTTTTCAAGAGCAGCGTTTTTCGGGCGAGGATTTAAACATTCCCGACGATGAATGGTACCATAAAGATTTTGACTGATTAACATGTATGACTCGGCACTAGCTATTACTCAAAACGCCGCTTGGCTCTTTACCAGTGCTTTGTGCATCCAAACGGCAGCTTGAGTGCCCTCACCCATAGCTATGGTCACCTGCTCGGCATGAACACCGACATCCCCGGCCGCCCAAACATGGCGAACATTGGTCATCTTGGTCCGGGGGTCAGCAAGCAGGTGCCGATTTTCCAAACGCTCCACCCCCAGCTGCTTCGCCAATTCAGACTTGACATGGTTCCCTCCAAAAGCAATAAAACCGCGCTCGCCGTCTAATATCTTACCATTAACCAGCTTTACCCCTTCAAATTTGCCATTTCCATCCGACAGCACCTCGGCAATTTCTTCCTGCACATGATTAATCCCTTTATGTTTCAGCTTCTCTAGTGCCTCAGCCTTCACTTGTTTTCGTTCATGATTCACATACACCATTTCGCTTGCCGAGTCTGCCAAGAGCAGCGCCATTTCAGCTCCCACATCCCCTGCACCCATAATTATTGTCGATTTATCTTTGATCTCAAACCCGTCACAATCAGGACAAACATAAACAGTCATCCCAAAGCATGGCACAAGTCCAGGCAGATTAGGAAACCGATCCAGCAAGCCAGTAGCCAACAGGAGTGTTTGCCCCCAATAACGTTCTCCGGATTTACCTACTAACTCAAACCTCCCCTGTTTCGCACCAGTTGGATAAGAGCCTATATTCGAATCGGGATCGGGATTGGCATCGGAACTGGTATTAAAATTGGCAATTGCACTTACATTTTCACCTGCATTCACAAACGAACAGTTTCTTGCCTCAACAATTTCATCCAAAACAAATTCAACACCAAATGACTCAGCTTGCTTTCTGCCCTTGGACCTCAACTCTTCTCCACTAACACCATCGGGCCATCCAAGTATATTGTGATAGCTCCTGCACAATGTTGAACGGCCATAGCCAGAGTCAATTACGATTACATGATCCCCGTATCTTCCCAGCTGTATGGCCGCTTGAAGTCCTGCTATTCCACCGCCTACAATAAGGCTGTCCCATATTTTCGCCATTTTGCCCCGCCTTTCTGCCTTAATGATAGAATTACTATCCAGCTTAAATTCTATGCGTACTCGCTGAACGGAAGCACAATCTATTCATTCCATTATTGTTTAATTACCCTCCTTACTGAACTTCGTAACTTTTACACTGACACTCCTCATTAAAGCTAAAATGACGAGATGCAGTAAGTACATCTAAAAACTCAAACTAGTCTACTTTCAGCAGCACAAACTGCAAAACCTACATCTCAAAAAGACCAATTTTACTCAAATCAGTTTAATTCCCAGAAACAGATGTATGTTCTGCATCTCAGCACTCAGTAAACCAATAAACTTAAAAAATAGATGCAGGTTTTACATCTCGCGTATGATTTCATTGTAGAATAAAAAAACCGTCCCAATGGGGACGGGAGGGACGGGTTAATGGGTTCGATTCGTTTCTCTCTTATTCACTCTCCATCAGCCAAATGATGAAAAACTGGGTCAGTGTTGCTCCGAACAAAATCCAGGGAATGGAGCTGCCATGAAAATCTCCGGAAAAAACAACCAGCACCAGGATGGAAATGACCCTTCCCGGATTGATGAACATTTCTCTAACGACGACGCCTTCCACTTTCAATTCCCCTTTTAGAGGAAGCTTGGCTATCAATCCGTAATAGTTGCTGGTCATGGAATTACCCTGCAGCGGCGCGAAGATCGAGTATAAAACCATGAACGAGATGACGGTAAACAAAGTAAGGCTGCCTAATAAAAAAGTAACTCCGATGACTAGTCCTATGCTCGAAATGAGCAAATACAATCGCACACGATCTGATCTTGCATATCTGGAAATGAACATGCCTGTGAGGATGCTCAAGCTGGAATAAATGGCTCCCAGATACCCAACGATGTCCTCCCGCGGCATCACTTGAAACAGTAAAATGTTTGGAAGAAACAGCATAATGCCCTGAAGCAAACCCAGAACAAAAAAGCCAAGTAAGGAATTACGCCATACTCTATTCTTTTTCATCAAAATTCCGGTAAATTTCAAATAGTAAGGCTTGTGTCGGCCTCCGGCTTTCTTAATTTTGAAGCTGACCAGCGTCGCCAAGAAAAACATCAGAAAAGCAATTCCAAAAACAATCGTATATCCCTGCAGGCCTTCCTGAAGCTTAATAATAAAACCTGCCAAGGCAGGACCGGCCAAGGTAGCTGCTGTAAAAAAGATCATATTATACGCTAAATAACGGATGCGGTTTTGTTCATTGGACACATCATACATTAAAGTCAAATAGCCAACCCAATAGAATGCTTGGGCAATCCCTTGAAATATGGCGAACCAAACATAATACTCTACCAAGGTTCCTTGAACAAGGATAACGATTAAATAAAAAATGGATGTAAGGCCGATGCCCAATCGGCAAGCGACCATGCGGTCCTTCTTCTTGATCAGCCAGCCCCCAACCGCAAAAGCAACCGGAACCGTGAGATAAAGAATGATATTATAAGTACCGTTAATGGTCAGACTGTGGGTTAAACGCCATAAATATAAATTTAAAAAAACACCAGACATGGAAGCTCCAAATTGAAACATGGAGTGGATGATCAAGGAGATCACAGCGTCGCGGGAGAGCTTTTTCTCCTCTGGAACTGGCTCCCGTTTAAATTGCCTCCAATTGATAAGGCTGGTTCGAGCCAAGTCCGGCATGTTGGTTCCTCCTATTAGCCATAGCTCCATTTATTGTAACAGCGATTTCACCGTCTGTTAAACGGCAAATAGCCCCAGTTTGGACGCTGAGGCTGTATAAGTGGCCGTTAGGCAGTTATTTCTTGAGGCTATCCCAAGTTTACTGGAAATCGGTCAATAATTGGACCATTGTTGTCTGTTTCCCAATCAAAATTTTTAGTCACCGACTTTTAGCCTGCATTTTTCGACGAATTCTCTAAATAAATATTATGTGATATACTTATTCGTGAACTTTTTCCTTATTTCGACAATATTTTTTTGAGGTGATTGAAATGGATGTGCCCATGAAATCTGTTCCCGCTGACTCTTCTTTTGAACGTGCAGATAGAGCTGCCAAAAGCAAAAGAAAAACGTATCTGCTGCTCTTCATGGGTTGGTTTGTACTCATTGCCATGGGAGTTACCGGAGCTATGCTTTACACAGATCACTTAAAACATCAAATTGCAGCAGACATAGCGAGCCAAACCCGACAGCAATTGGATGGCATTCAAGCGGATTACCAAAAGCAAATGGCCGAGCTGAAAACGAATATGAGCACTGACATGTCGAATCTTCAAACCAAGGTCAACTCCTTGAATGAGCTGCTCGCTTTCACCAAGGACAGCGCCAACAGCAAGACGGATAACAGCAACCAGCTTTACACCCAGCTCGCCGAAGTGAAAAAGAAGCTGGATGAGCTGCAAAAAAACCTGGAAGTGTTGAAATAATGATTACAGTCAGGCAAGTGAACCGCTTGCTCCTGCTCGCATGTGCCCCTTTTTTTGGCGCGATGATTTGGCTGTTGTCGATACATGTCAGTATTCAGATTCCTCAACTGGTTACTGAGAAGAATGAGACTTTCTCTATTCATAGTGAGGCGCTTAGTATAAACCAGAGGCTGGATCAAGCGAAGGCAAATGCGGTACTAACCAAATCGACGATCGAGCAGTATTTTAAGCTTTATGAACAAAGCGCCGGGACTGTCGCTGCTCTTCTGAAAAATGCGTCTGCTCAGGCTTCAATCCCGAATATGATCTACGATGGGCGTATTTCGGCTAAGCTGGGCACCCCCTCCAGGCAAGCGGTGTCAGGTAACATCGATGCCAAGCTGTATACGATCAATGAAGCCAACTACTCGGGATATGCCCTCAAGGTTAATCTCAAATCCGATAAAGCCGTCAAGCTGGTGCTCGGTAAGGATAAATATGGGGGGAGTGAAACAACATATGATGCTGTGAGGCGTTATGGCGCAATCGCCGGGGTGAATGCAGGAGGTTTTGCCGATGACAGCCGCGGCAATCGTTTTCCGCAGGATACCACTGTGATCAACGGCAAATATGTGAGCGGGTTTTTCCCTAGCAACAATGATACGGTATTCATTGGGCTTTCCAAGGATCGCAAGCTGATCGGCGGTAAATTCAATCAACAGTCGGAGCTCGATAAGCTGGGACCGCTGATGGGCTCTACCTTCGTTCCTACCTTGCTGAAAAACGGGAACAAACAGATCATTCCCGTTCGCTGGCAAACTTCGCCAGGACGCGCGTCAAGAACCATCGTTGGCAGTTACAAGAATGACCAACTGCTGTTCCTGGTCACAGACGGATATGACGAGAGCGGCAATTCCGGGGCCACCTTGGCAGAGTTGCAGGATAAGCTGCTTCAGTTGGGAGTCAAAGATGCTTATAATCTGGATGGAGGCGGGTCTTCTACGCTTGTTTTTGACGGAAATGTCATCAATCACCCTTCCGACGGCAGGCTGAGGCCCTTGGCGACTCATTTTCTATTTTTCAAATGAACCTGAGCTGCCTGGAAAATTCACATTTTATTCGTTTCATTTTTCCGGGCTGTTGGGTATAATAAAAAATATATCCGGGAGGTGTGCATCATGTCGGCAACATTTTGGTTAACGATGACTGTATTTGCGTTATTCATTGTATCGATGCTAACAGCTTCTTACAACGATGATAAAACTAAAGGCTTGTAAACAAAAAAAAGCATCCAACCTCTTATGATGAGAATGGATGCTTTTATTTTTGGATACATTTTATACCTTCGCCTTCAATTCGTTCATTTCCCCGAGACAAGTTCCACAAATATGGCGTTCCTTGAAATCACTGACCTGATCCATATTTCCGCAAAACACACACTTCGGTCTGTATCTTTCGAGGATAATATGATCCCCCTGCACCAAAATTTCAACAGGATCTCCTTCGTTCATTAAATAACGCTTGCGAAGGGATTTAGGAAGTACAATACGCCCAAGCTGATCAACCTTACGCACAACACCTGCTGGCTTCATCATAAAAACTTCACCTCTTTCTGATCCGCATACCCACCTAAAGACCTAATTTATCAAGAAAACAGGTTCTTAAGGAACGTATTCGCCGTGAATTTATGAATTCCTTCTCAGAACGTGCAATATTGGTAAATTTTCGAATCGATTAGGTAAGTCCCTTAAAGTCTGTTTGCCGCAATCCTTCATACAATAAAATCGCTACTGAGTTGGATAAATTCAGCGACCTCACGGCATCGGACATCGGCAGCCTTAGCAGCGTATCCGGATTAGCCCGGAGCAGCTCTTCAGGCAATCCTTGGGTCTCCTTGCCAAATACAAAGAAATCACCATCTTGAAAAGTGAAATCCGAATATCGTTTTGTCGCCTTGGTAGACGCAAGGAAAAAACGGTGACCCGCATATAGCGCCTGCACTTCCGCGAATGAATCATAATAATCCAGCTTGACGGAATGCCAATAATCCAGACCAGCCCGCTTAAGCGTCCTGTCATCCGTATCAAATCCAAGCGGTCGGACCAAATGCAAATGCGTTCCTGTTGCCGCACACGTCCTGGAGATATTCCCCGTATTCGCCGGAATCTCTGGTTCAACTAAAACAATATGAAAGGCCATAATCTATCATTCACCTCGGGTTATTCTATGATCAACTTGAACAGAGCTCCATTTGATGATTCCGCTCAATTTTAACACTCGTTTTACTTTATCTTAATATGTCGTTGATAGAATCTTGCGATAATAAGTATATCTTCCCCCTAAAGGAGCTGACTATCGCAATGAAGAAGAAAATTTTAGTCGTAGATGATGAACCTTCAATCTCCATGCTGATCGAGTTTAATTTAAAGCTTGCCGGCTACGAGGTGCATTGCGTATATGATGGAGAGGCCGTATTTGAAGCTATCCAATCATTTCGGCCCGATTTGATTATTCTCGATTTGATGCTGCCCAAAATGGATGGTTTCCAGGTTTGTCGGAAGCTGCGCTCACAGAACAATTTGGTGCCCATTATCATGCTGACCGCCATGCAAGATCTCTCTGACAAAATCGCGGGCCTGGATAACGGCGCCGATGATTATATGACCAAGCCCTTCAGCCCTCAAGAGCTGATTTCCCGGATTCAAGCCATTATACGAAGAATTCAAACATTGCCATCCTCCAGTGAAATTAACCCGATCCACATTGGCCAAATCTCGGTACAACCCGATCAGCGCGAGGTTTCCATGAATGGGGACCCGATCGAGCTGACGCCTAAGGAATTTGAGCTTTTGCTCTTCTTGTGCAAGCATCGCGGCAAAGTGCTAAGCCGACAACAGCTGCTGCACGGGGTGTGGGATTATCATTTCCTCGGTGACACGCGAATCGTCGATGTGCACATTTCTCATTTGCGCGACAAAATCGAGAACAACGCACGCAATCCTGAATATATAGTTACTATTCGGAACGTTGGCTACAAACTGACTGAACCTGTAGCGAAAGAATCCTATGCTTGACCATCTCCGCTTACTCCTGACTATCCGATAAAAATAGGTGCCTATGCGGTGCCTATTTTTTTGTGTTCAAAAAACCTCAGTATCCGCACATGGCTTCAACCAAGGTTTATTTCAAGCTATATCAGCTGTTACGATGCTGGAAATCTACCATAAAGTCGGCAAGGGCCTTACAGGATTCGTAAGGTACCGCATTGTAGGTGGAGGCTCTTAATCCGCCTACGCTGCGATGGCCTTTCAGACCAACGAAACCGTTTTGTTCCGATTCCTTTACAAATTTCTTCTCCAGCTCCTCATCCTGCAAACGGAAAGTAATATTCATCATCGAACGGCTTCCCTGATCGACAGGACCACGGTAGAAACCGCCGCTTTGATCGATTGCGTTATAGATGAGAGCTGTTTTCTTACGGTTTATTTGCTCAAGTACGGTTAGACCGCCCTGCTCTTTGATCCATTTTAACACCAGATTCACCATGTAAACGGAATACGCGGGAGGTGTATTATACAGGGAATTGTTCTTTGCATGTATGTCATAGCGCAGCATGGTAGGGATATTCTTCGGCAGATCCTGCAGCATGTCGTCTTTGAGAATGACAACCGTTACCCCGGAAGGTCCCAGATTCTTTTGCGCTCCAGCGTAAATCATGGAAAATTGGGAGACATCGACCGGACGGCTCAGGATATCACTGGACATATCCGCAATCAATGGGACGTTTCCGGTGTCCGGGAAGCTTTGAAACTGCGCTCCCTCAATTGTTTCATTAGAAGTAAGATGTAAATAGGCTGCATGGGGATCAATCTTAATATCGCGAAGATCAGGGATTTTCATAAATTTATCTGCTTCCGAGCTTGCCGCAATGATGGTTTCCCCGAATAATTGAGCTTCTTTGACTGCCTTTTCGGCCCATGCTCCAGTAAGCACATAGCTTGCCGATTTTCCTGCACGAAGAAAGTTCATCGGTATCATGGCAAATTGCGTGCTGGCTCCGCCCTGCAGGAACAGCACTTGATACCCGTCCGGAATGCCAAACAATTCTTTCAGCAGCTGCTGGGTCTCATCATTCACCCTTTCATAATGAGTACTGCGGTGTGAAATTTCCATCAGCGACATGCCAATTCCTTGATATTCCACTAGCTCCTCTTGCGCTTTCTGCAATACCTCAAGCGGCAGCGCCGCAGGTCCTGCATTAAAATTGTACGCCCGATTTCCCATGTTTGACCCACCTCTGCATATTTGTAATATGGCTATGATAGCAAGATTCGCTGGATGCATCAAGTAAAACCTGTTGTGGCAATGCTAAAAGCATTAACTTTTTAAATATTGCAAGGATAAACGGCTGCTCCGTCCTTAGAGACGAGAGCGTTTGTCAAGGTTGATGCGAAGCAAGAGAAGTTTCGAAAAACTTATACTTTTTTTATCAACTGAAAAGGAGTACTCTCTTATGCAGTCTTATTCCAGCTCGACTTACAGGATCTTTGTCGGCATTGCCCTGCCTGATGATCTGCAGGGCCATCTTCAAGACTGGGTGGCCGAGGCTCGCACGGCCCTGCCGTTTCAAAAGTGGACGCATCCGCAGGACGTCCACGTGACCTTGCAGTTCCTCGGCGACTCCTCGCCCGAGGCTGCACTTGCGCTCAGCGCCGACCTGCGCCAGCTCGCTCAAGACGCGGCGGCGCTGCAGCTGCGCGTCGCCGGGCTTGGCACATTCGGCGCACCTGCGGCGCCGAATGTGCTCTGGGCGGGCCTCGCCGGCGACCTGGACGTGCTGAGCGCGCTCCAGGCCCAGGTCGAACGCGTCAGCGCCCGCCACGGGTTTCAGGCCGAAGCGCGAGCTTATCGGCCGCACTTGACCTTGGCCCGCCGTGCACGCGGGCCTGTGACTCGCGCCGCGCTGGATGCGGCGGCGCTGACCATGGGCGTCGAGGCCGAGTGGCTCGTACAGGACATCGTCCTGTACAGGAGCCACATGGGCCGGAAGCCGGCGTACGAGCCGCTAGGCGTGCACCCGCTGGGAGAGGCGGGGGCACGCGCGTGAGAGGCTCGGATAACTCCTCTCTTTTGTGCACCTTCCGTGCTGCATTTTTGTTTATCTACGCCAATGTGCTTTCCGTATGCATCACTTCACTATAAAAGCCGTCAACCCGCTAAAGATCCCTACCATCTCATCCAGCTTCATGCGAACTAGCCCGCTGGTAGAAGGACATACGAATTCTACAACACCCGGGGTTACAGGATCGAGCTGCTGTCCCCATCCGATCTTGCGTTTACCGCTATATTGCTCATAAACACCCTTCCCCACAAAACAAGCCACTTTCGGCCGATACTGCTCTATTTTATGCCGGAGCTCTACCCGTCCTGCCCTATATTCTTCCTTCGAAATCTCATCTGCTGCAATAGTCGGTCTGGCAACAATATTCGTAAAGCCATACCCCAGCCTCAGCACTTCACTGTCCTCCTCAGGTCGATACAATCTAGGGGTTAATCCAGCCAGATAAATGGCTTTCCAAAACCGATTGGTCGGATTCGCATAATGATGGCCAGTCTCCCAGGAACGGATACTTGGATTATACCCAATGAACAAAATCAGCAAATCCTTGCTCAAATGATCCGTTATCGGTCCCATTACATTCACTCTTTCCAGACTAAAGTTGTCCTCGATCATGACCTATTTTACCATCTGCTGCAATCCCATGCTAATATATCCCTCTTATCTTGTGCGCTTCTCCTCCTGTTTAGAATTATTTTAATCAGTGGATTG includes:
- a CDS encoding mismatch-specific DNA-glycosylase codes for the protein MGPITDHLSKDLLILFIGYNPSIRSWETGHHYANPTNRFWKAIYLAGLTPRLYRPEEDSEVLRLGYGFTNIVARPTIAADEISKEEYRAGRVELRHKIEQYRPKVACFVGKGVYEQYSGKRKIGWGQQLDPVTPGVVEFVCPSTSGLVRMKLDEMVGIFSGLTAFIVK
- the serC gene encoding 3-phosphoserine/phosphohydroxythreonine transaminase, translating into MGNRAYNFNAGPAALPLEVLQKAQEELVEYQGIGMSLMEISHRSTHYERVNDETQQLLKELFGIPDGYQVLFLQGGASTQFAMIPMNFLRAGKSASYVLTGAWAEKAVKEAQLFGETIIAASSEADKFMKIPDLRDIKIDPHAAYLHLTSNETIEGAQFQSFPDTGNVPLIADMSSDILSRPVDVSQFSMIYAGAQKNLGPSGVTVVILKDDMLQDLPKNIPTMLRYDIHAKNNSLYNTPPAYSVYMVNLVLKWIKEQGGLTVLEQINRKKTALIYNAIDQSGGFYRGPVDQGSRSMMNITFRLQDEELEKKFVKESEQNGFVGLKGHRSVGGLRASTYNAVPYESCKALADFMVDFQHRNS
- the thpR gene encoding RNA 2',3'-cyclic phosphodiesterase is translated as MQSYSSSTYRIFVGIALPDDLQGHLQDWVAEARTALPFQKWTHPQDVHVTLQFLGDSSPEAALALSADLRQLAQDAAALQLRVAGLGTFGAPAAPNVLWAGLAGDLDVLSALQAQVERVSARHGFQAEARAYRPHLTLARRARGPVTRAALDAAALTMGVEAEWLVQDIVLYRSHMGRKPAYEPLGVHPLGEAGARA